One segment of Bradyrhizobium sp. CB2312 DNA contains the following:
- the ggt gene encoding gamma-glutamyltransferase, with the protein MRNFHFPGRSTVHATNAMVATSHPQASLAAIEVLREGGTAVDAAVAGSAILAVIEPQSTGIGGDCFALIQPRGEGKIIAYNGSGRAPKAANADWYLERKINSVPLTSAHAVSIPGVIDCFATVLRDHGKFGFDRLLQPAIKAAEEGYVVAPRIAFDWKNQFEKLKAGTNTVRYLLPGGKPPVAGDVIRQAELGKTLRAIAKDGRDAFYKGEVAEDMVETLRSIGGLHTLEDFAAHTTETTTPIGTTYKGHDVWQCPPNGPGVTALLMLNILSRFDLTKYAPVSVERFHLEAEAARIAYMNREMHVASPEHMKINVAEMLEKGFADEYISKIRMDGMLDLPNVAPPMNPSTIYITVVDKDRNVCSFINSVAHSFGSAIVSNKTGVLFQNRAGGFRIQPGHPNCIEGGKRPLHTIMPGLLTKGGRSTMSFAVMGGQYQPTGQTHLLTNVLDYGCDVQEAIDMPRGLHYEGQYQLEDSVPADIVEGLKKLGHKTTSVVGPLGGAQAIWIDWEKGTLTGGSDPRKDGCALGY; encoded by the coding sequence ATGAGAAACTTCCACTTCCCGGGCAGGTCCACGGTCCACGCCACCAACGCGATGGTGGCGACCTCGCATCCGCAGGCCTCGCTGGCTGCGATCGAGGTGCTGCGCGAGGGCGGCACGGCGGTGGACGCTGCGGTCGCGGGCTCAGCCATTCTCGCCGTGATCGAGCCGCAATCGACCGGTATCGGCGGCGACTGCTTTGCGCTGATCCAGCCGCGCGGCGAGGGCAAGATCATCGCCTATAACGGCTCCGGCCGTGCCCCGAAGGCGGCCAACGCCGACTGGTATCTCGAGCGCAAGATCAATTCCGTGCCGTTGACCTCGGCGCATGCGGTCTCGATCCCCGGCGTGATCGACTGCTTCGCGACCGTGCTGCGCGACCATGGCAAGTTCGGCTTCGACCGCCTGCTCCAGCCCGCGATCAAGGCGGCTGAGGAAGGTTACGTCGTTGCCCCCCGCATTGCCTTTGACTGGAAGAACCAGTTCGAGAAGCTCAAGGCCGGCACCAACACCGTGCGCTACCTGCTGCCGGGCGGCAAGCCGCCGGTGGCCGGCGACGTCATCCGCCAGGCCGAGCTCGGCAAGACGCTGCGCGCGATCGCCAAGGACGGCCGCGACGCCTTCTACAAGGGCGAGGTCGCCGAAGACATGGTCGAGACCCTGCGTTCGATCGGGGGCCTCCACACGCTCGAGGATTTCGCCGCGCACACCACCGAGACCACGACGCCGATCGGCACTACGTACAAGGGCCACGACGTCTGGCAGTGCCCGCCGAACGGTCCGGGCGTCACGGCGCTGTTGATGCTCAACATCCTGTCGCGCTTCGACCTGACCAAATACGCCCCCGTCAGCGTCGAGCGCTTCCATCTCGAGGCGGAAGCCGCGCGCATCGCCTACATGAACCGCGAGATGCATGTCGCCTCTCCCGAGCACATGAAGATCAACGTCGCCGAGATGCTCGAGAAGGGCTTTGCCGACGAGTATATCAGCAAGATCCGCATGGACGGCATGCTCGACCTGCCGAACGTCGCGCCGCCGATGAATCCCTCGACCATCTACATCACCGTGGTGGACAAGGACCGCAACGTCTGCTCGTTCATCAACTCGGTCGCGCATTCGTTCGGTTCGGCCATCGTCTCCAACAAGACCGGCGTCTTGTTCCAGAACCGCGCCGGCGGCTTCCGCATCCAGCCGGGCCACCCCAACTGCATCGAAGGCGGCAAGCGCCCGCTGCACACGATCATGCCGGGGCTGCTGACCAAGGGCGGCCGCTCCACGATGTCGTTCGCAGTGATGGGCGGCCAGTACCAGCCGACCGGCCAGACTCATCTGCTGACCAACGTCCTCGACTACGGCTGCGACGTGCAGGAGGCGATCGACATGCCGCGCGGCCTGCATTACGAGGGCCAGTATCAGCTCGAGGACAGCGTGCCGGCCGATATCGTCGAGGGCCTGAAGAAGCTCGGCCACAAGACCACCAGCGTGGTCGGCCCGCTCGGCGGGGCGCAAGCGATCTGGATCGATTGGGAGAAGGGAACGCTCACCGGCGGTTCCGATCCGCGCAAGGACGGCTGCGCGCTCGGCTATTGA
- a CDS encoding CsbD family protein, with protein MGSTTDKIKGTANETIGKAKQGIGEATGSDRLQGEGAVQEVKGKGQKAMGDAKDAAKDAMDRAAAAARRAAE; from the coding sequence ATGGGTAGCACCACGGACAAGATCAAGGGCACTGCCAACGAGACGATCGGCAAGGCCAAGCAGGGCATCGGGGAAGCCACCGGTTCCGATCGCCTGCAGGGCGAAGGCGCGGTCCAGGAAGTGAAGGGCAAGGGCCAGAAAGCCATGGGCGATGCCAAGGACGCGGCAAAGGACGCGATGGATCGCGCCGCTGCGGCGGCACGTCGCGCGGCGGAATAG
- a CDS encoding VOC family protein — protein sequence MPKMIFISLPVTDLKRATAFYEAVGATRNPQFSDDTASCMVFSETIYAMLTTHDKFRQFTPKPIADAKISNQALFCLSADSRNEVDEIVARAAAAGGVADPSPKDEYSFMHGRSFEDPDGHMWGVNWIDMTAFAAQSEMASA from the coding sequence ATGCCCAAGATGATTTTCATCAGTCTGCCGGTGACCGACCTCAAGCGCGCTACGGCCTTTTACGAGGCCGTCGGCGCGACCAGGAACCCGCAATTCAGCGACGACACCGCGAGCTGCATGGTCTTTTCCGAGACCATCTACGCGATGCTGACGACCCACGACAAATTCCGCCAGTTCACGCCGAAGCCGATCGCGGATGCGAAGATCTCGAACCAGGCGCTGTTCTGCCTGTCCGCCGACAGCCGGAATGAGGTCGACGAGATCGTCGCCAGGGCCGCGGCTGCAGGCGGGGTGGCCGATCCCAGCCCGAAGGACGAGTACAGCTTCATGCACGGCCGCAGCTTCGAGGATCCGGATGGCCATATGTGGGGGGTGAACTGGATCGACATGACAGCCTTCGCCGCACAGTCCGAGATGGCGAGCGCCTGA
- a CDS encoding (2Fe-2S)-binding protein, with amino-acid sequence MPDNSGSRSSGFDRRAFMAGAAGSALIPITARAAAQDAGAPSAQDPALPVDVTLHVNGKDKRLRIDARTTVLDALREHLKLTGSKKGCDHGQCGACTVLINDRRVVSCLTLALAAEGQEITTIEGLATDDHLHPMQQAFVDNDAFQCGYCTPGQIMSAIACVKEGHAGSEADIREYMSGNICRCAAYPNIVAAVKQAAPEIMKG; translated from the coding sequence ATGCCCGACAATTCAGGTTCCCGATCATCCGGATTCGATCGCCGCGCCTTCATGGCGGGCGCTGCCGGCAGCGCCCTCATTCCGATTACCGCGCGCGCGGCTGCGCAGGATGCAGGCGCACCGTCTGCGCAGGATCCGGCGCTTCCCGTCGATGTCACGCTGCACGTCAACGGCAAGGACAAGCGCCTTCGCATCGACGCCCGCACCACGGTGCTCGATGCGCTGCGCGAACATCTCAAGCTCACCGGCAGCAAGAAGGGCTGCGATCACGGTCAGTGCGGCGCCTGCACCGTGCTGATCAACGACCGCCGCGTGGTGTCGTGCCTGACGCTCGCGCTCGCGGCCGAGGGACAGGAGATCACCACGATCGAGGGCCTCGCCACCGACGACCACCTGCATCCGATGCAGCAGGCCTTCGTCGACAACGACGCCTTCCAGTGCGGCTACTGCACGCCGGGGCAGATCATGTCGGCGATCGCCTGCGTGAAGGAGGGACATGCCGGAAGCGAAGCCGACATTCGCGAATATATGAGCGGCAACATCTGCCGCTGCGCCGCCTATCCCAACATCGTCGCGGCGGTGAAGCAGGCCGCGCCCGAAATCATGAAAGGCTAG
- a CDS encoding xanthine dehydrogenase family protein molybdopterin-binding subunit: MTAAAPEPKANMGQPVPRYDAAAKVTGRATYASDMPLDNPAHAFLVTSAIAKGRIDGFDLDDARRVRGVIDIVTHENAPNLKEPKLFSNGGYAGTTIQPLKSAEIAHDGQIIAVVIADTYEAAREAANRVKVSYTAAAPSATFDSPGTTTAAAKGQNSQFKEDPKVGDFAKAFDAAEVKLAASYDTPTQHHNPMELFTTSCAWMGDDLVIYEGSQYVYGLKNGVAEQLGIDADKVRVVNPYVGGGFGSRGSMTPRTAIIASIAKRLNRPIKLVATRDQGFTIATYRAETRHEIKLGASRDGKLTALRHEGAEVSSRPDPYCVGGTKTTTRLYACPNIDSLVSIVRADRNTPGFMRSPPEVPYLFALESAMDELAVKLNMDPVELRRINDTTNEPIEGKPYTSRSLMACFDEAGKAFGWPRRSPEPKSMAEGDWLIGYGCAATCYPTQMAPSAARVRLQRDGRTRVEIAGHEIGTGAYTIIAQTASERLGVPLEKVAVFIGDSDLPPSPVAGGSNSTASTCSAVMMVCDQIRQRLFKAVMPNASLTDRAKETIGMGQTPTTQAARSDRPLDLDKAFDALGVGVVEEYGEWKPEGAPLDSFKAMHSGHARLVGGHQMKDKIAYAFGAEFVEVRVNRFTHEIRCPRLVGAFAAGRIMNPRTARSQLMGGLIWGMSSALLEATEIDERYARYVNDNLADYLVPVNADTPSVEVILLSEQDDHINPAGAKGLGELANVGTNAAICNAIYHATGQRIRKLPVRLENIEV, translated from the coding sequence ATGACCGCTGCTGCTCCCGAGCCGAAGGCGAATATGGGCCAGCCCGTGCCGCGCTATGATGCGGCCGCAAAAGTCACGGGGCGCGCGACCTATGCGTCCGACATGCCGCTGGACAATCCGGCCCATGCTTTCCTGGTCACCAGCGCCATTGCCAAAGGCCGCATCGACGGCTTCGACCTCGACGATGCCAGGCGCGTCCGCGGCGTGATCGACATCGTCACGCACGAGAATGCTCCGAACCTGAAGGAGCCGAAACTTTTCAGCAATGGCGGCTATGCCGGCACGACGATCCAGCCGCTGAAATCGGCCGAGATCGCGCATGACGGCCAGATCATCGCTGTCGTGATCGCGGACACCTATGAAGCCGCGCGCGAGGCGGCCAACCGCGTCAAGGTCAGCTACACGGCCGCTGCACCCAGCGCGACCTTCGATTCCCCGGGCACGACGACAGCCGCCGCGAAGGGACAGAACTCGCAGTTCAAGGAAGACCCGAAGGTCGGCGACTTTGCCAAGGCGTTCGATGCGGCCGAGGTCAAGCTCGCCGCGTCCTACGACACGCCGACCCAGCACCACAATCCGATGGAGCTGTTCACGACCAGCTGCGCCTGGATGGGCGACGACCTCGTCATCTATGAAGGCAGCCAGTATGTCTACGGCCTGAAGAACGGCGTCGCCGAGCAGCTCGGCATCGACGCCGACAAGGTGCGCGTGGTCAATCCCTATGTCGGCGGCGGCTTCGGCTCGCGCGGCTCGATGACGCCGCGCACCGCAATCATCGCCAGCATTGCGAAGCGCCTGAACCGGCCGATCAAGCTCGTTGCCACCCGCGACCAGGGTTTTACCATCGCGACCTATCGCGCCGAGACGCGCCATGAGATCAAGCTTGGCGCCAGCCGCGACGGCAAGCTGACCGCGCTCAGGCACGAGGGCGCCGAGGTGTCCTCGCGTCCCGATCCCTATTGCGTCGGCGGCACCAAGACCACGACGCGGCTCTATGCCTGTCCGAACATTGACAGCCTGGTGTCGATCGTGCGCGCCGATCGCAACACGCCCGGCTTCATGCGCTCGCCGCCGGAGGTGCCGTATCTGTTCGCGCTGGAGAGCGCGATGGACGAGCTCGCGGTCAAACTCAACATGGATCCGGTCGAGCTTCGCCGGATCAACGACACCACCAACGAGCCGATCGAGGGCAAGCCCTACACGTCGCGCTCGCTGATGGCGTGCTTCGACGAGGCCGGCAAGGCGTTCGGCTGGCCGCGGCGATCGCCGGAGCCGAAGTCGATGGCGGAGGGCGACTGGCTGATCGGTTATGGCTGCGCCGCCACCTGCTATCCGACGCAGATGGCGCCGTCGGCCGCGCGCGTACGCCTCCAGCGCGACGGCCGTACCAGGGTGGAGATTGCCGGCCACGAGATCGGCACCGGCGCTTACACGATCATCGCCCAAACCGCGTCCGAGCGGCTCGGCGTGCCCTTGGAGAAGGTCGCCGTCTTCATCGGCGATAGCGATCTGCCGCCGTCGCCGGTGGCCGGCGGCTCGAACTCGACCGCCAGCACCTGCTCGGCGGTGATGATGGTGTGCGACCAGATCCGTCAGCGGCTGTTCAAGGCGGTGATGCCGAATGCGAGCCTGACCGACAGAGCCAAGGAAACCATCGGCATGGGACAGACGCCGACGACGCAAGCCGCAAGGAGCGATCGTCCGCTCGATCTGGACAAGGCATTCGACGCGCTCGGTGTCGGTGTCGTCGAGGAATATGGCGAGTGGAAGCCGGAAGGCGCGCCGCTGGATTCCTTCAAGGCCATGCACAGCGGGCACGCGCGGCTCGTCGGCGGCCATCAGATGAAGGACAAGATTGCCTACGCCTTCGGTGCGGAGTTCGTCGAGGTCCGTGTCAACCGCTTCACGCACGAGATCCGCTGCCCCCGTCTGGTCGGCGCCTTCGCGGCCGGCCGCATCATGAATCCGCGCACGGCTCGCAGCCAGCTGATGGGCGGCCTGATCTGGGGCATGTCCTCGGCGCTGCTGGAGGCGACCGAGATCGACGAGCGCTATGCGCGCTATGTCAACGACAATCTCGCCGATTATCTCGTGCCGGTGAATGCGGACACACCAAGCGTCGAGGTGATCCTGCTCTCCGAGCAGGACGATCACATCAATCCCGCGGGCGCAAAGGGCCTCGGCGAGCTCGCCAATGTCGGCACCAACGCCGCGATCTGCAACGCGATCTATCACGCGACCGGCCAGCGCATCCGCAAGCTGCCGGTGCGGCTGGAAAATATCGAGGTCTAA
- a CDS encoding xanthine dehydrogenase family protein subunit M, with protein MRPFSYQRASDPDMAVQVLGAAAAANNPLTQAMAQPLAGGTTLIDLMKLDVMRPAAIVDINPLARGWSAIEPGGDKLRLGALAKMSDVAAHDGIQRDYPVIADSLKLAASAQLRNMATLGGNVMQRTRCSYFRDVSYENCNKRNPGSGCAAMDGVNRMHAVLGTSDHCIATYPGDFAQALIALDATVEITGRSGTRNMPFAELHKAPGNTPDIETTLQPGELISAFVIPGRWPRSVYLKARDRQSYEFALSSAAVALDVQGGTIRDARIALGGVATVPWRAREAEALLKGQKFDDGLAQRVADAAFADARGRQHNNFKIALGKRVVARALQQAVTMEI; from the coding sequence ATGCGACCTTTCTCGTATCAGAGGGCAAGCGACCCCGACATGGCCGTGCAGGTGCTCGGCGCCGCCGCGGCTGCCAACAATCCGCTGACCCAGGCCATGGCGCAGCCGCTCGCCGGCGGTACCACGCTGATCGATCTGATGAAGCTCGACGTGATGCGGCCCGCCGCGATCGTCGACATCAATCCGCTCGCGCGCGGCTGGTCGGCGATCGAGCCGGGCGGCGACAAGTTGCGGCTCGGCGCGCTCGCGAAGATGTCTGATGTCGCCGCGCATGACGGGATCCAGCGCGATTATCCGGTGATCGCCGATTCCCTGAAGCTCGCCGCCAGTGCCCAGTTGCGCAACATGGCAACGCTCGGCGGCAACGTGATGCAGCGGACGCGCTGCAGCTATTTCCGCGATGTCTCCTATGAGAATTGCAACAAGCGAAACCCCGGCTCCGGCTGCGCCGCGATGGACGGCGTCAACCGCATGCATGCCGTGCTCGGCACCTCCGACCATTGTATCGCCACCTATCCCGGCGATTTCGCCCAGGCGCTGATCGCGCTGGATGCCACGGTCGAGATCACCGGCCGGTCTGGCACGCGCAACATGCCGTTCGCGGAGTTGCACAAGGCGCCCGGCAACACGCCTGACATCGAGACCACGCTTCAGCCTGGAGAGCTGATCTCGGCCTTTGTCATCCCCGGCCGCTGGCCGCGTTCGGTGTACCTCAAGGCGCGCGACCGGCAGTCCTATGAATTCGCGCTATCCTCGGCGGCAGTCGCGCTCGACGTGCAGGGCGGCACGATCCGTGACGCGCGCATTGCGCTCGGCGGCGTCGCGACCGTGCCCTGGCGGGCGCGCGAGGCCGAGGCGCTGCTCAAGGGCCAGAAGTTCGACGATGGGCTGGCGCAGCGTGTCGCGGATGCCGCTTTTGCCGACGCCAGAGGGCGCCAACACAATAATTTCAAGATCGCGCTCGGCAAGCGCGTGGTGGCGCGTGCGCTCCAGCAGGCCGTAACGATGGAGATCTGA
- a CDS encoding cupin domain-containing protein, whose amino-acid sequence MTGHDHSHSHHDHDHDDRWKHDGVRVIPGNQLDTNVPSTVGMDRAAAINFARVGAQKLWAGTVSIKPDAKTGAHHHGHLESVIYVVKGKARMRWGETLQFTAEAGPGDFIFVPPYVPHQEINASPDEVLECVLVRSDGEAVAINLDIEPVEKPETVLWIDPVHRDPNEKK is encoded by the coding sequence ATGACCGGCCATGATCATTCGCATTCCCACCATGACCACGATCACGACGATCGCTGGAAACATGACGGCGTGCGCGTCATTCCCGGTAACCAGCTCGACACCAACGTGCCGTCAACGGTCGGCATGGACCGCGCCGCCGCGATCAATTTCGCGCGCGTCGGCGCGCAGAAATTGTGGGCGGGCACCGTCAGCATCAAGCCCGATGCAAAGACCGGCGCGCATCACCACGGCCATCTCGAAAGCGTCATCTATGTGGTGAAGGGCAAGGCGCGGATGCGCTGGGGCGAGACGCTGCAATTCACCGCCGAGGCCGGCCCCGGCGATTTCATTTTCGTGCCGCCCTACGTGCCGCACCAGGAGATCAACGCCAGCCCGGACGAAGTTCTGGAATGCGTGCTGGTGCGCAGCGACGGCGAGGCGGTCGCGATCAACCTCGACATCGAGCCGGTCGAGAAGCCCGAGACCGTGCTGTGGATCGACCCGGTGCACCGGGATCCCAACGAGAAGAAGTAA
- a CDS encoding FKBP-type peptidyl-prolyl cis-trans isomerase, whose amino-acid sequence MQRFQRALLAIMSALAITVIGGVSTFVSTTASAQTAGKTMTTASGLQVTDSVVGTGASPKPGQICVMHYTGWLYENGQKGKKFDSSVDRNEPFEFPIGKGRVIAGWDEGVATMKVGGKRTLIIPPQLGYGARGAGGVIPPNATLMFDVELLAVK is encoded by the coding sequence ATGCAGCGTTTTCAGCGCGCGCTTCTCGCCATCATGTCGGCACTCGCGATCACTGTGATCGGCGGCGTGTCGACATTCGTTTCCACCACGGCCTCGGCCCAGACCGCAGGAAAGACCATGACCACAGCTTCAGGTTTGCAAGTCACCGACAGCGTCGTTGGCACCGGCGCTTCGCCAAAACCCGGCCAGATCTGCGTGATGCATTACACCGGCTGGCTCTATGAAAACGGCCAGAAGGGCAAGAAATTCGACTCGTCCGTCGACCGCAACGAGCCGTTCGAATTCCCGATCGGCAAGGGCCGCGTCATCGCCGGCTGGGATGAGGGCGTTGCCACCATGAAGGTCGGCGGCAAGCGCACGCTGATCATCCCGCCGCAGCTCGGCTACGGCGCCCGCGGCGCCGGCGGCGTGATCCCGCCGAACGCGACGCTGATGTTCGACGTGGAATTGCTCGCGGTGAAATAA
- a CDS encoding phospholipid carrier-dependent glycosyltransferase — MWRNYHKRHGTCAMLSDSCDGMRSMKTVIQIFLPGEADLPRKTSSQQPIEVSAVPKLSQSAVIAVAIFLVAHLALLIGLATPEKFVFDEVHYVPAARQMLAPAMSQPLLNPMHPPLAKELIAASIAAFGDNAFGWRYLATLFGALAIVAIYLCGLALFSAQAPAIAAALIATFNQMLYVQARIAMLDIFALGFGLLAIAAFMHGFRRERPHALFALAGALFGFAAACKWSGLFPLGVCIVIVAVIRLMQGWRALFADAKPGDWYRPDLWPDFRVPHVALCFAALPAITYLAAFVPLYGFSPSDLLEAQRRIFADNTTTAIAGHTYMSAWPSWPLLARPVWFLFDKTSENSVSAIVFLGNPLVLWPALLALAMVLRDFIVARRWDAFLIAAFYFGCWLAWALLPRTLGFIYYYMPAATIASLALVHVLRREGLPRWLLWAYVGIAAIGFAVMLPISAAFIGTTMQNFNRLMLFQSWI; from the coding sequence ATGTGGCGAAATTATCACAAGCGGCACGGGACCTGCGCTATGCTTAGTGACAGTTGCGACGGAATGCGTTCAATGAAAACGGTCATCCAGATTTTTCTCCCCGGTGAAGCAGATTTGCCACGCAAGACATCCTCACAACAGCCGATCGAAGTGTCAGCGGTTCCGAAGCTGTCGCAGAGTGCAGTGATTGCTGTCGCGATTTTCCTGGTCGCGCATCTGGCGCTGCTGATTGGCCTGGCGACGCCGGAAAAATTCGTCTTCGACGAGGTGCATTACGTGCCGGCCGCGCGGCAGATGCTGGCGCCCGCGATGTCACAGCCGCTGCTCAATCCGATGCACCCGCCGCTGGCCAAGGAGCTGATCGCGGCCTCGATCGCGGCGTTCGGCGACAACGCGTTCGGCTGGCGCTATCTCGCGACATTGTTCGGCGCGCTCGCGATCGTCGCGATCTATCTGTGCGGGCTTGCGCTGTTCTCGGCGCAAGCGCCTGCGATCGCCGCCGCCCTGATCGCGACGTTCAACCAGATGCTGTACGTGCAGGCCCGCATCGCGATGCTCGACATCTTCGCGTTAGGGTTCGGTCTGCTCGCGATCGCCGCCTTCATGCATGGGTTTCGACGAGAGCGCCCGCATGCGCTGTTCGCGCTCGCGGGCGCTCTGTTCGGCTTTGCTGCAGCCTGCAAATGGAGCGGCCTGTTTCCGCTCGGGGTCTGCATCGTGATCGTCGCGGTGATCCGCCTGATGCAGGGCTGGCGCGCGCTGTTCGCCGACGCCAAGCCGGGGGACTGGTACCGGCCCGACCTCTGGCCCGACTTTCGCGTGCCTCACGTCGCGCTCTGCTTCGCGGCCTTGCCGGCGATCACGTATCTGGCAGCGTTCGTTCCGCTTTACGGCTTCTCGCCATCGGATTTGCTCGAGGCGCAGCGCCGAATTTTTGCCGACAACACCACGACCGCCATCGCCGGTCACACCTATATGAGCGCGTGGCCGTCCTGGCCGCTGCTGGCGCGTCCGGTGTGGTTCCTGTTCGACAAGACTTCGGAGAATAGCGTTTCCGCGATCGTCTTCCTCGGCAATCCCCTGGTGCTGTGGCCGGCGCTGCTCGCACTCGCAATGGTGCTGCGCGACTTCATCGTCGCGCGCCGCTGGGATGCGTTCCTGATCGCGGCGTTCTATTTTGGCTGCTGGCTCGCCTGGGCGCTGCTGCCCCGCACGCTCGGCTTCATCTACTACTATATGCCGGCCGCAACCATTGCGTCGCTCGCGCTGGTCCATGTGCTGCGAAGAGAGGGGCTGCCGCGCTGGCTGCTATGGGCCTATGTCGGCATCGCCGCCATCGGCTTTGCCGTGATGCTGCCGATCTCGGCCGCATTCATCGGCACGACGATGCAGAATTTCAACCGCCTGATGCTGTTCCAGAGCTGGATCTGA
- a CDS encoding OmpA family protein has protein sequence MTRFDKFFALKAITLTAALSMTAGLAFAGDNTFSADQIVNALKPKPATRGLSVGPQADPTAQAKEATFLNTVRNRSTRSLSMGEREQIAELAATKPKIDLEIQFDYNSADIAKTSVSSVQALGKALSDPALKGSTFVVAGHTDAIGGEEYNLGLSERRADTIKKYLVQNYGLNGTDLVTVGYGKTKLKDTANGADPINRRVQVVNMDTKTASK, from the coding sequence ATGACCCGTTTCGATAAGTTTTTTGCACTGAAGGCGATTACCCTGACGGCCGCGCTGTCGATGACGGCCGGCCTGGCTTTCGCCGGCGACAACACCTTCTCCGCCGACCAGATCGTGAATGCGTTGAAGCCGAAGCCGGCGACCCGCGGCCTGTCCGTCGGGCCGCAAGCCGATCCGACCGCGCAGGCCAAGGAAGCGACATTCCTGAACACGGTGCGCAACCGCTCGACCCGGTCGCTCTCGATGGGCGAGCGCGAGCAGATCGCCGAGTTAGCTGCGACCAAGCCGAAGATCGATCTGGAGATCCAGTTCGACTACAACTCGGCCGACATCGCCAAGACCTCCGTGTCGTCGGTGCAGGCGCTCGGCAAGGCCCTCTCCGACCCGGCGCTAAAGGGATCGACCTTCGTGGTCGCCGGCCATACCGACGCGATCGGCGGCGAAGAGTACAATCTGGGTCTCTCCGAACGTCGCGCCGACACCATCAAGAAGTACCTGGTGCAGAACTACGGCCTCAACGGCACCGATCTCGTCACCGTCGGCTACGGCAAGACCAAGCTGAAGGACACCGCCAACGGCGCCGACCCGATCAACCGCCGCGTCCAGGTCGTGAACATGGACACCAAGACCGCGTCGAAATAG
- a CDS encoding VOC family protein, whose product MSKLVPCMWFNGDAEEAATFYTSLVPNSEITHVQHNVSDGPSGKTGSVLVVEFTVAGQPLVALNGGMTMEYTHAISLMIHCDDQAQVDSVWNAFLAHGGREEQCGWLRDRWGVAWQVVPKVMFEFLSSSDKAAAARAMQAMMKMVKLDVEALRRAFEGKSAA is encoded by the coding sequence ATGTCCAAGCTCGTGCCCTGCATGTGGTTCAACGGTGACGCCGAGGAAGCCGCGACGTTCTACACCTCGCTCGTGCCGAATTCGGAGATCACGCACGTTCAGCATAACGTTTCGGACGGCCCGTCCGGCAAGACGGGCTCGGTGCTGGTCGTCGAGTTCACGGTGGCCGGACAGCCGCTGGTCGCGCTCAACGGCGGCATGACGATGGAATACACCCACGCGATCTCGCTGATGATCCATTGCGACGACCAGGCTCAGGTCGACAGCGTCTGGAATGCGTTCCTGGCGCATGGCGGCAGGGAAGAGCAGTGCGGCTGGCTAAGGGACCGCTGGGGCGTGGCCTGGCAGGTGGTGCCGAAGGTGATGTTCGAATTCCTGTCGAGCTCCGACAAGGCCGCGGCCGCGCGCGCGATGCAGGCCATGATGAAGATGGTGAAGCTGGACGTGGAGGCTTTGCGCCGCGCGTTCGAGGGCAAGTCGGCGGCGTGA
- a CDS encoding FecR family protein: MNLRFSFFPTLLTAVLCAASGAQAQTRVGEAVVIQNEVVRVAATTTPINVGDSMLRDETVRTGADSAARFVMADSTNLSLGPSATLKLDRTVFNDEHSYRDVAIRMTTGAFRFVTGHSEKTAYKITTPLATIGVRGTTLDILSQRGRSVVVLQHGAASVCTLSFQCVQLTQPGDTAIITSTGGKVSIAKTNTPPWTFAATCAANGGLCAVNQYADASPTITPAVHDDGMLCGR; this comes from the coding sequence ATGAATTTGCGTTTCTCGTTTTTTCCCACACTGCTGACGGCCGTTCTGTGCGCGGCGTCTGGCGCACAGGCGCAGACGCGCGTCGGCGAAGCCGTCGTGATCCAGAACGAGGTGGTGCGCGTCGCCGCGACCACGACGCCGATCAATGTCGGCGACAGCATGCTGCGCGACGAGACCGTGCGTACCGGCGCCGACAGCGCCGCGCGCTTCGTCATGGCCGACAGCACCAATCTGTCGCTCGGCCCTAGCGCCACGCTCAAGCTCGACCGCACCGTCTTCAACGACGAGCACAGCTATCGCGATGTCGCGATCCGCATGACCACAGGCGCGTTCCGCTTCGTCACCGGCCATTCCGAGAAAACCGCCTACAAGATCACGACGCCGCTCGCGACCATCGGCGTGCGCGGCACCACGCTCGACATCCTGTCGCAACGTGGCCGCTCCGTCGTCGTGCTTCAGCATGGTGCCGCCAGCGTCTGCACGCTGAGCTTCCAATGCGTGCAGCTCACCCAGCCGGGCGACACCGCGATCATCACCTCGACCGGCGGCAAGGTCAGCATCGCCAAGACCAATACGCCGCCATGGACCTTCGCCGCGACCTGCGCCGCCAATGGCGGGCTGTGCGCGGTCAACCAGTATGCCGACGCCTCGCCGACCATCACGCCCGCCGTCCATGACGACGGCATGCTGTGCGGGCGCTGA